The Fervidibacillus albus genome contains a region encoding:
- the uvrA gene encoding excinuclease ABC subunit UvrA, translating into MKDKIIVRGARTHNLKDINVEIPRDQLVVLTGLSGSGKSSLAFDTIYAEGQRRYVESLSAYARQFLGQMDKPDVDSIEGLSPAISIDQKTTSRNPRSTVGTVTEIYDYLRLLYARIGRPICPNHGIEITSQTIEQMVDRILEYPERTRLQILAPIVSGRKGTHVKVLDDIKKQGYVRVRIDGEMYEVGEEITLDKNKKHSIDVVIDRIILKEGVVARLTDSLETALKLGGGRVLIDVIGQEELLFSELHACPHCGFSIGELEPRMFSFNSPFGACPACDGLGMKLEVDLDLVIPNKNLSLRENAIAPWEPISSKYYPQLLESVCNHYGIDMDTPIKDLPKHQLDKILYGSDGEKIHFHYENDNGLIRDTDIEFEGVIRNIERRFRESSSDFVKEQMEKYMTQHACPVCKGYRLKKESLAVQIGGLHIGEVTDLSVKEALVFFENLELTEKEKNIARLILREIRERLGFLVNVGLDYLTLSRSAGTLSGGEAQRIRLATQIGSQLTGVLYILDEPSIGLHQRDNDKLLDTLKHMRDIGNTLIVVEHDEDTMLAADYLIDVGPRAGVHGGEIVATGTPEEVMENEQSITGQYLSGKKFISVPNQRRKGNGLFLEIVGAKENNLKNIKVKFPLGTFITVTGVSGSGKSTLVNEILYKTLSQRLHRAKIRPGAHKEIKGIEHLEKVIDINQSPIGRTPRSNPATYTGVFDDIRDVFAATNEAKVRGYKKGRFSFNVKGGRCEACRGDGIIKIEMHFLPDVYVPCEVCHGKRYNRETLEVKYKGKNISEVLNMTIEDALEFFANIPKIKRKLQTLYDVGLGYMKLGQPATTLSGGEAQRVKLASELHRRSNGRTLYILDEPTTGLHVDDIYRLLDVLQRLVENGDTVVVIEHNLDVIKTADYIIDLGPEGGDRGGTVIAKGTPEQIAAKEHSYTGRYLKGILERDKERMRMLVKEKSTLNA; encoded by the coding sequence ATGAAAGATAAAATTATCGTAAGGGGTGCCCGAACCCATAATTTAAAAGATATTAACGTGGAAATACCGAGGGATCAGCTCGTTGTCCTTACCGGGCTATCCGGATCAGGAAAATCTTCCCTCGCCTTCGATACGATTTATGCAGAGGGGCAGCGGAGATATGTGGAATCGTTAAGTGCCTATGCCCGACAATTTCTTGGACAGATGGATAAACCGGATGTGGATTCGATTGAAGGACTGTCCCCCGCCATTTCGATTGACCAAAAAACGACGAGTCGAAACCCGCGATCAACCGTCGGAACCGTAACGGAAATTTACGATTATTTACGATTGTTATATGCCCGAATTGGTCGTCCGATTTGTCCGAATCACGGTATTGAAATTACTTCCCAAACGATTGAGCAAATGGTCGATCGAATTCTCGAATACCCGGAACGGACGAGATTGCAAATTTTAGCACCCATCGTGTCCGGCCGGAAAGGGACCCATGTGAAAGTTTTAGATGACATTAAAAAACAAGGGTACGTTCGGGTGCGAATTGACGGTGAAATGTATGAAGTTGGGGAAGAGATTACGCTTGATAAAAATAAAAAACATTCCATCGACGTGGTAATCGACCGGATTATTTTAAAGGAAGGCGTTGTTGCCCGGCTGACCGATTCGTTGGAAACAGCGTTAAAGCTTGGAGGCGGTCGGGTATTGATCGACGTCATCGGACAAGAAGAATTGCTTTTTTCCGAGCTTCATGCCTGTCCCCATTGCGGCTTTTCCATTGGGGAGTTGGAACCGCGCATGTTTTCGTTCAACAGTCCCTTTGGCGCATGTCCTGCCTGTGACGGACTCGGTATGAAATTGGAAGTAGATTTGGATCTCGTTATTCCGAATAAAAACTTATCACTACGGGAAAATGCGATCGCTCCGTGGGAACCGATTAGTTCCAAATATTATCCGCAACTGTTAGAAAGTGTGTGCAACCATTACGGAATCGATATGGATACGCCGATAAAGGATCTACCGAAACATCAGTTAGATAAAATTTTATACGGTTCAGATGGGGAAAAAATTCATTTCCATTATGAGAATGATAATGGGTTAATTCGAGATACGGATATTGAATTCGAAGGGGTTATTCGAAATATTGAAAGACGGTTTCGAGAGTCTAGTTCCGATTTTGTGAAAGAGCAAATGGAAAAATATATGACCCAACATGCTTGTCCGGTATGTAAAGGATACCGATTGAAAAAGGAATCGTTAGCCGTTCAAATCGGTGGACTCCATATCGGAGAAGTGACGGATTTATCGGTAAAGGAAGCATTGGTCTTTTTTGAAAACTTGGAGTTGACGGAAAAAGAAAAGAATATTGCCCGCTTGATTTTAAGGGAAATTCGAGAACGACTTGGATTTCTTGTAAACGTCGGCCTCGACTATTTAACCTTAAGTCGTTCGGCAGGAACTTTATCTGGTGGAGAAGCGCAGCGAATTCGTTTGGCGACTCAAATCGGATCCCAATTAACAGGGGTTTTATACATTTTGGATGAACCGTCGATCGGGCTTCATCAAAGGGATAACGACAAATTATTAGATACGTTAAAACATATGCGGGATATTGGCAATACACTCATCGTCGTTGAACATGACGAAGATACGATGTTAGCCGCTGATTATTTAATTGACGTCGGTCCGAGAGCAGGTGTTCACGGTGGCGAAATTGTTGCGACGGGTACGCCAGAAGAAGTAATGGAAAATGAACAATCGATTACCGGGCAATATTTATCCGGGAAAAAATTTATCTCCGTACCGAATCAAAGAAGAAAGGGAAATGGACTTTTCCTTGAAATTGTTGGTGCGAAGGAAAATAATTTAAAAAATATTAAAGTCAAATTTCCATTAGGTACGTTTATTACGGTTACCGGTGTTTCCGGGTCAGGGAAAAGTACGTTAGTGAACGAAATTTTGTATAAAACTTTGTCTCAGCGATTACATCGGGCGAAAATCAGACCTGGCGCCCATAAAGAAATAAAGGGAATCGAACATTTAGAAAAAGTGATCGATATTAACCAGTCACCGATCGGTCGTACCCCACGATCGAATCCGGCCACATACACCGGTGTTTTTGATGATATTCGGGACGTGTTTGCTGCAACGAATGAGGCGAAGGTGCGCGGATATAAAAAGGGGAGGTTCAGCTTTAACGTCAAAGGGGGCCGATGTGAAGCGTGCCGAGGTGATGGAATCATTAAAATCGAGATGCATTTTTTACCGGATGTGTACGTTCCTTGTGAAGTTTGCCACGGAAAACGATACAATCGTGAGACGCTGGAAGTGAAATATAAAGGAAAAAATATCTCCGAAGTATTAAATATGACGATTGAAGATGCTTTGGAATTTTTCGCAAACATCCCGAAAATTAAACGGAAATTGCAAACTCTCTACGATGTCGGACTCGGTTATATGAAGCTAGGACAACCGGCGACGACTTTATCCGGTGGTGAAGCGCAACGGGTGAAACTTGCATCGGAATTGCACCGCCGATCCAATGGCCGCACGTTATACATTTTGGATGAGCCAACGACCGGTCTTCACGTCGATGATATTTACCGGCTTTTAGACGTATTACAACGATTAGTGGAAAACGGCGATACGGTCGTCGTCATTGAACATAATTTGGATGTGATAAAAACGGCCGACTACATTATTGATCTCGGTCCAGAAGGTGGAGATCGGGGGGGAACGGTCATTGCAAAAGGAACTCCTGAACAAATAGCCGCCAAAGAACATTCTTATACCGGGCGTTATTTAAAGGGAATTTTAGAACGGGATAAAGAACGAATGCGTATGTTAGTCAAAGAAAAATCGACATTAAACGCCTAA